AACaccctggtccatataatttgtaaaatttagataaaaaGATAAGAGAATAATAGGGTGTCTGTgttcatgcctcttgggtcatgacaaagataagaaagacatgatcacatgactcaaggtcatgtgattagattacataataagtgcTCAGCACCTAAacagcataaagatgcattgtcctagacatccttaaggggcgttgaggcagcaggtgcttgtggctgtatctACTGAGTGAAGACTGCATAGGCAGTGAAgaggctacctacaacaacaagctaactatctacaatgaccatgcactgtgttatgtatcacacaatattgcattcacagctcaccatccacaataatctgtatatatctgactttctgatttaatggccatttgactcctattttccattattcctgtcattactctatgtaatgctcatattgactgtatgtgttacatattgttcaatagagctcctttcgctcgttctaacgctgcctgtcacgtgctcatacgataagatctcatggagatattagcttcacaagattctatctatgtggctcaagtaccttactaatcattatatttgtatctttacatctagctcatcacatgactagctctaacttgggaaatgaaccttattcctagcttagttgagtcatacctctcatgagattactaaggttttccttatctagtaatttctagtggcactgcaaatcctgcttatgagtcattctgcttgccaccagaatgactcacactaatgactcactctaagtgctcattggctgccaagcatttcttgatagactgagtcatgtatttagatgtttctatttttaactaattgcagttcaacccaagagcagtcacattccatcctagtcatatctgtgccttcccacccaccaatcaaagtcttaggaagcacagtcctaagcaagtcatactcatactctgactaggtgaatgactcagtaaccttgccactctagggtataaaaggggactcttgcatacccttggagggcacccactttactccacctcactgttactgttgactgtcactcttgggtttgggcttgcccccctcaattgtgtgatatattgtgcctcaagatttcaaataacttaaacttgtataagtggatctcccaagtacccatagtgtggaaaggttgtagacctgatacagagttcttaggttaagtgaacagaaggcaatcatccttaaagaaggatatatactaagtaaccagttagttcctgcaactaggagtgaaacttacataactatctctgccaaagggaacctgagccagtactcttgctcttacagaaatacttactaagacactttacactgagaaaggatatatctgtagttgattgtattcaagatagctagacccagagaaccctaaagaagctacttctttacttagcttggaaattgggaaatcttccaacacagactctgctcagcaccagagtctcaacctcttttcccccaatttacaacaacTGGCCAGGCATCCACGCCAACACATATTGGCACGtagactcctgtgaaacttgTCAACGGATCCAAAAGCCCAAGTACTCTTCAATACTGTCTCAACCTCTTGAGCTCCCCTCTAGACCATGGCAACACATTtcttacaacatgattgttgACTTGCCTAAAGACGGTAATAGCAATTCCAttctggtcattgtggatagcttcACCAAATATGTTGTCCTAgtggaatgttccaagaagctcaaagcacCAGCACTAGCGGACCTATTCCTACAACATGTCTGGAAACGCTATGGTatgcctgagaagacagtatCAGATTGCAGAAGGGTCTTTAATAACAAGTTCCTCAAGGTGCTGTACCAGTGactgggaatagacccccacttctcctcagcctaccacccccagagcaacggTCAGACAGAACAAGTAAACCCCACAGTTGAGCATTTCCTACGGGCCTACTCAGGAATTAATCAGAAGGATTGGGTCAAGTGGTTACctatggcggaatttgcctacaacaacgcagtacatAGTAGCACTGGCAAATCCCCATTCAAGGCACTATACAGATGGGAACCTTCACTTACCCCAAGCAAtgtcccaacagatgtccCTGAAGCAGACAACTTGGCCGCCCAGATGGAAGctcaatggcgggaaatagaagTGGCACTCCGGCAGTCTAAAGCACGCATGACAGCCAGAGAAACGGGAGAACCAGTCAACTTTGAAGTTGGAGAGgaggcctggctagacgccaaaaatgtgaagctgaagaccctgagtcccaagctaaccaaacaacgcctaggccccttcagaataaccaagaaaatctccaatcAAGCTTACCGCTTGGAACTCCCTCCAaccatgagaatccacaatgtcttctacatGGGATTACTGTCAAAAgttaaaagggacaaaaagcgcaccTTCAAAAACCATCCTCTGCCTGTtaccgtggatggagaagaagaatacaaggtagaaGGAATAACTGATGCCAAGGAACAagacggaaaatggttctttagggtcaaatggaagggttacagATCTGAAGAAAACATGTGGGAACCCTGAGAAAATCTaaaaaacgccaaaaaatctttagaaaaatacaaaaaagatatgaaaaagaaggcccttggcgctgccaaggcccttagagggggggcagtgttgtagacacaattgataccacggaatttattccaattttctcgattttaaacaaagacaaacagacaacattttcaatcatgtgacattggcacttatatcacatgctaagcaccaagccatgtccccaccCGCACTTACCCCaccacatgtagccacctccacctgacaacatcattatgacatgtcagtgacatgtatacatgagtaaggccaactgcagaacagggttcttattggttatagttttgcatattgtacatttgtaattagttcacctctgtaatatataaggaggccaaccaaccatggtaacacccaggtcaattacctcttgttgcatctctcctactgtacaaggccctaggccagtaactactaagttttacctgtacttgttgccttaagcaacttccttgccatagatacatagcttgccaacGCCCTTAAGGCTTTGgacattgtacttaggtagttagtcattgtaggtagcactgCCACTGCCTTATGTGGTTTTTTACTTAGTTgcatatggccacaagcgcctgctgccttgatgccccttacagacgtctaggacaatatTGATGTTGACATTTCCTGGCACCAAAGAAACCAAAGAACTAGAGGGATACAACAGAGTGAATCCTGAGGTATCAATCCTCAAGTTACAGACCCTTACAGTTTGCAACTTACATGCAAGCACATTCACTCTTGTACTCTCCCCCATCCCCTCCCAATCTCATCAGGCAACCTTTTTTCTTACACATAAAATGTTGTACActactgtaaggtgggtacttgctaatgggacaggcacttgtggctgtactactagtACACTGTTTATGCAATCTgactatctaggctaactacttataccaagttgcttaaggcagcaactaactatctactgctggcaatggggccttaggcctgggaggtgtggtgagtcaaGGTAAGGGGGGTTGCATTAGCAATACTACTGGGgcctgtcatgacccattccattctttccatgagtcctgaccttgtcaagcctccaacacactcatgttgcacaccaacatgaccgcaagcacgcatatactcgcacatatgcactcagaacctccaggttcccacatataagagacttatggtcgacatggctggacttagtgatattctctaagtccaggtcacatgacctcccccccctccagtcctttatcaaatactatactaaactactacagatttgaggtgggggggggatgacataatctcttcttgttataacctcctaacatataccattagaatcgcacaaattttctaatattttcagtattttttacggactcaatatctcatgtttttcaatcacgtgatcttggcgcttattcatgccaagatgctgcgccaagatgccgtgccaagggcgcttaggagaaatccacgcttctgcgcagtctgcagcacgcttctcatttgtcttcttacttctttctctcacgcgcacagaccatgtagatagtgtgctttgtctatatatacagcaggaaaatcacttggaaaccccaagtcgattttacctcgtctcttactcattagaggaggatatcagaagccagctaagtagccggccttAGTCAtctcagaagttaaccctttatattcactcaccacacctcccaggcctaaggcccccttgccgTCAGTAGATAGTATTAGGGTGCCTTAAGCGctaagtagtatagccttagagtagatttcttgagcattgtctgtagtagttacggccttaagcgcccaccactagcgagtacccaccttatagtggtgtacaacattgtaaaatcaacttctagtaggcttgatcgacaaggagaagaccccctgtactagcacgagggaaaacaccagatcggactcgcctttcatctttaataatcaaacagacgtcggtccctggtagtaccaaattgctataaggcagacgggctctaatcccccgcataccccgagtttcgccggaactcagtagtcagcgaccctagaccgctgaaatacccgcttgctgaaaacccgcccatatcacgaccgccaggtctgctgatttgtcgtagggacagtccaacgccaggtactagacgcaagggtttagcgccagtatactacagaaaaaccgctcataagtcctgatataggcactatcACCCCCACACCGTTTCCACCATTCCCTCCACccgctctggagtcccacaccccTACTCTCGGCCTTCCTCTCGCTCCTctcgacgttccattccatcccactcccaaccggcctctcgcagcacatctcccgctccgcaagacttgcccaggatggaaccagaaccgtcccttgccgctctcctcaaggctatcacagccctcacagccacagttgggtccctgcAGGACCAAGTCCGTGCCCAGAGCCAGCAAATCACCGAGCtcagggccatatgcaaagAAACAgcggacctccttggggataaagatcaaggagccccccaaaccaagcctggcccatcgactgggcctatcacccctcctacacATACAGGAGGGGAagtccacactccaggcacggttaggcctggactcaaggccctgtTCCGCCCCTCTAGAGGAACGGGTTAtgactcagaagaggaagaagaacccAGGAGAGTCCCAAAGAAGGAGCCTCGCggaacgcctaggagccTAAGCtctctcaccccctttgactcagggtccagcgtaaagcggcccaaaatggagctcccagatccatacaagggagactCCAGGGGAcgaaaggcaacccagtggctggaTCGTATGCTACTGTGGGTTGCACTTCATTGAGATCAATTCGATGAAgaggaacaaatggttgtgtggattctataccacatgacagataaaGCTGCCAACTGGGCTCTCCCCATTATTGGGACTATTATCAAGGGGGAGGGGAATCCCCCCActaccatcccggccttaacggccaaattcaaagaagcctttgccgaTCCAGATgcaaagagggcggccgctaggaagattgccgcattgactcagaccaccaccacgtctgagtacgtcacagaattccgcaatctcatggcggaacttgactggaatactgaggcgtacattgcccagtttacgcgcggtcttcactggaaggtgaaagaactcctgtccaccaaggacaatattccCGACAATGAcctagaggctatatttgccgcctcggtcaaaattgacaacactcgtTGGGAGAACGAGGAAaaccgccccaaaaaggctcccaccaaggccccgGTCGCCACAACCAcctctacctccaccactaccaccagggtccgtttatccaaggaccccaactatgtcaccccggaggaaagggaccggcGCCGTGcatctggcctttgtgtcaaatgcggccaaaaagggcatgggatcaaacaatgtcccaatggatggaaagccaccatcaAGGAAGTCGCCAAGGTGGGAGAGGTAGTAGAGTCGGAAAAAGAATGAAGCCAAGGACtgccgtcaagcccttggtgaAATCTATAGAATCACATGTATCAGATCCGGTTGTTGAATTTGTTTCTATTGCTCtcgattcaaataaaaaaccattaCTATATCTTGATCTGATTATGTTGAATCAACCGGCGGACACCCTCAAAACTCTCATCGACTCGGGAGCCACGtcaaactttatctccccctcaattgtagaaaaatacaaaatccccaaaaccctactcaaaaatccacaagtagtgagaatgttagatggtaccatttcacagactggtcgcatttggcaccaggtactCCTCACggtttcggccaatggccatataCACTCCATCCCCTTCTTAGTCTGCCCCATTGGGACCACACCcgccatacttggcatgacatggctcactcaggagtcacccctCATAGACTGGAACCTAGGCACTGTCACCTTCCcagaacaaatccagattgcctcggaggaagaagcggatccTGACCCGTTAGCAGACATACCCACGGAATATCACGAGTTTGCCAGggtatttggcaaagaggaaTTTAAGGTTCTCCCTCCccacagggaatatgacattgccaTTGACCTACTCCCTGACGCCAAACTCTCACCCGGTCCTATCTACGGCATGACcgatgcagaatccaaagcgctaaaacaacacattgatgaggaactggcaacgggcaagatccgccctagtacctcctcagcaggcgccccggtcatgtttgtgaaaaaggcagatggatccctcaggctggttgtggactACCAAAAGCTCAATGacgtaacccacaaaaatgttTACCCCCTACCAAGGCAggatgaccttatggccaaACTCAGGCATGCAAAAATATTCACAAAGCTTGACTTGCAATGGGGATATAATAACGttaggatcaaggaaggcaatgaatggaagacagcgtTCCGCACTAAATATGGCTTATTCGAGTACTTAGTCATGCCATTTGGacttaccaacgccccagctgcctttcagcattttatgaacgatctgttcagggatctcattgacgtcactgtagtcatttacttggacgacatactgatcttctcagaagaccccaaggaTCATCCAGGCCACGTCAGGGAAGTTCTATCACggctaatgaagaaccagttgttctgcaagctgtcaaaatgccacttccacgtcaccacggTGGATTACctgggcattgtcatatccccagctggcttttccatggatcaaaagaagatcaAAGCGGTCACCGCCTGGCCCCAGCCCAagacagtcaaacaggtccaggctttcTTAGGCTTTGTCAATTATCTCCGCCGGtttatccccaactttaGTTTGGTTGCGCGCCCCCTACATaatctcacaaaaaaggaaaccccttggtcatggggtaacctggAGGAAGCTGCTTTTCAGGAATTAAAGTCCCTTGTCACCCGGTCACCCGTCctaatccattccaaccccagccttccctactacctagaaacagacgcatcaggcgTAGCCATGGGTGCCATTTTAAGTCAACGAGGAGAGGATAACTGCCTTCACCCAGTagcatatatgtccaagtccttttccggagcagaagccaactatgacacccatgataaggagctTCTAGCAATTATTAAAGCCCTGGAagaatggcgtattttcctggagGCAACAAGCAAGCCAATTCAGGTGTTCACAGATCATCGAAACctagaatactggatgcaggctagGACCttcaatcaaagacacgctagatggcgcgttttcctgagcgatttcaattttgaaatccactatcgtccagggaaacagtcaggaaagCCGGACGCTCTCTCCAGAAGATTGGATTACATTGACGCGCCACCAGatccagaagtcatgctgcCCGCggaggtctttgccaatacctcagaagaagaactggaaatCGTTACAGAAGTACGCTCCAAACTAAGGGATGACCCATCCCTCAAgcctatcatccagttcTTAACAGAAGACGCCGATAATGCACCACCTTCCATCAGAAAAGCCTATCGagactatgactgggaagaggacctcctttggtaccgcggaaaactagttgtcccagatTTGGAACCCCTCAAGGAACAACTACTaagggaattccacgactcccCTTTAGCAGGACACCCCGGGCAACAACGGACCCTTGAACTACTGAGtcgtaactactggtggccaggaatgaagtccactgccaaggaatgggtagaatgctgcCCTGTATGTCAGGCCAATCGACAAGCGCATGCCCCTACCATtgccctaaaacccttagaagttcccccctttccatttcacaccatctcctatgacttcatcacgggttttcccaagtcagaagGACATGATGCAATCCTGGTAGTTATTGACTCGTTCTCCAAGTtaggccacttcatccctaccTTGAAAAAGGTTTCTGCAAAGGGCTTGGCTAATCTCTTTGTTTCCCACATTTGGAAACTTCATGGGCTTCCCGTCAAAACTATATCAGATCAAGGGACTacattcacagggaaattccttaGGGCTCTCTACCAACGATTAGGGATTAAaccttccttctccttggcctatcACCCTGAATCAGACGGACAGACGGAACGTGTCAACCAATTTATCGAGTTCTACCTAAGGTCTTATGTAGCAGCGGATCATTCAGATTGGGTTAAGTGGTTACCACTTGCGGAGTAtgcctataacaacgccaaacaCTCAGCTACTGGAAGAACCCCATTCGAATTAATTTATGGCAGAAACCCAATCATGAATCCGTCAAACATCCCTgcaaacgtcccagaagcagaccttgtgGCAGATACCCTAGccagggaatggaaggaagccgaggcagccctcagaatgagcaaggaacggATGACAAGGGATAAAGGAACAGTTCCGGAATATTCAATAggagaaaaagtctggctagatggaaaaaacgtagaacttaggacaaattccaacaagTTAGACCCCAAGCGACTAGGTCCCTTTGAGATagtagagaaggtatccagtcacgcgtaccgcctcaaacTACCAGAAACccttaaaatccacaacgtatttTATGTGGGTTTATTATCCAGGGTACATatatccccaagtcaaccatttccagaaagaccccctcctgaaacaatagaaggggaagaagagtatgaggtggaacaaatcattgactccaaaagacaacggggaaaatggttctacctaatcaaatggaagggttatggcccggaagacaattcctgggaaccggaagaactcctagagcacagccaagaggaaatccaacgattcaacaagtcacaactgaaaaaggcttgcaactccgccaagagcctttaaggggggggcaatgttataacctcctaacatataccattagaatcgcacaaattttctaatattttcagtattttttacggactcaatatctcatgtttttcaatcacgtgatctcggcgcttattcatgccgagatgccgcgccgagatgccgtgccaagggcgcttaggagaaatccacgcttctgcgcagtccgcagcacgcttctcatttgtcttcttacttctttctctcacgcgcacagaccatgtagatagtgtgctttgtctatatatacagcaggaaaatcacttggaaaccccaagtcgattttacctcgtctcttactcattagaggaggatatcagaagccagctaagtagccggccttAGTCAtctcagaagttaaccctttatattcactcaccacacctcccaggcctaaggccccctcgccGTCAGTAGATAGTATTAgggcgccttaagcgctaagtagtatagccttagagtagatttcttgagcattgtctgtagtagttacagccttaagcgcccaccactagcaagtacccaccttatagtggtgtacgacacttctataataatatattattcagaccttgcctgcgggctcccttaacattggcccgcggcta
This genomic interval from Rhizoctonia solani chromosome 11, complete sequence contains the following:
- a CDS encoding Retrotransposable element Tf2 protein produces the protein MIVDLPKDGNSNSILVIVDSFTKYVVLVECSKKLKAPALADLFLQHVWKRYDPHFSSAYHPQSNGQTEQVNPTVEHFLRAYSGINQKDWVKWLPMAEFAYNNAVHSSTGKSPFKALYRWEPSLTPSNVPTDVPEADNLAAQMEAQWREIEVALRQSKARMTARETGEPVNFEVGEEAWLDAKNVKLKTLSPKLTKQRLGPFRITKKISNQAYRLELPPTMRIHNVFYMGLLSKVKRDKKRTFKNHPLPVTVDGEEEYKVEGITDAKEQDGKWFFRVKWKGYRSEENMHYHPHTVSTIPSTRSGVPHPYSRPSSRSSRRSIPSHSQPASRSTSPAPQDLPRMEPEPSLAALLKAITALTATVGSLQDQVRAQSQQITELRAICKETADLLGDKDQGAPQTKPGPSTGPITPPTHTGGEVHTPGTVRPGLKALFRPSRGTGYDSEEEEEPRRVPKKEPRGTPRSLSSLTPFDSGSSVKRPKMELPDPYKGDSRGRKATQWLDQEQMVVWILYHMTDKAANWALPIIGTIIKGEGNPPTTIPALTAKFKEAFADPDAKRAAARKIAALTQTTTTSEYVTEFRNLMAELDWNTEAYIAQFTRGLHWKVKELLSTKDNIPDNDLEAIFAASVKIDNTRWENEENRPKKAPTKAPVATTTSTSTTTTRVRLSKDPNYVTPEERDRRRASGLCVKCGQKGHGIKQCPNGWKATIKEVAKPLVKSIESHVSDPVVEFVSIALDSNKKPLLYLDLIMLNQPADTLKTLIDSGATSNFISPSIVEKYKIPKTLLKNPQVVRMLDGTISQTGRIWHQVLLTVSANGHIHSIPFLVCPIGTTPAILGMTWLTQESPLIDWNLGTVTFPEQIQIASEEEADPDPLADIPTEYHEFARVFGKEEFKVLPPHREYDIAIDLLPDAKLSPGPIYGMTDAESKALKQHIDEELATGKIRPSTSSAGAPVMFVKKADGSLRLVVDYQKLNDVTHKNVYPLPRQDDLMAKLRHAKIFTKLDLQWGYNNVRIKEGNEWKTAFRTKYGLFEYLVMPFGLTNAPAAFQHFMNDLFRDLIDVTVVIYLDDILIFSEDPKDHPGHVREVLSRLMKNQLFCKLSKCHFHVTTVDYLGIVISPAGFSMDQKKIKAVTAWPQPKTVKQVQAFLGFVNYLRRFIPNFSLVARPLHNLTKKETPWSWGNLEEAAFQELKSLVTRSPVLIHSNPSLPYYLETDASGVAMGAILSQRGEDNCLHPVAYMSKSFSGAEANYDTHDKELLAIIKALEEWRIFLEATSKPIQVFTDHRNLEYWMQARTFNQRHARWRVFLSDFNFEIHYRPGKQSGKPDALSRRLDYIDAPPDPEVMLPAEVFANTSEEELEIVTEVRSKLRDDPSLKPIIQFLTEDADNAPPSIRKAYRDYDWEEDLLWYRGKLVVPDLEPLKEQLLREFHDSPLAGHPGQQRTLELLSRNYWWPGMKSTAKEWVECCPVCQANRQAHAPTIALKPLEVPPFPFHTISYDFITGFPKSEGHDAILVVIDSFSKLGHFIPTLKKVSAKGLANLFVSHIWKLHGLPVKTISDQGTTFTGKFLRALYQRLGIKPSFSLAYHPESDGQTERVNQFIEFYLRSYVAADHSDWVKWLPLAEYAYNNAKHSATGRTPFELIYGRNPIMNPSNIPANVPEADLVADTLAREWKEAEAALRMSKERMTRDKGTVPEYSIGEKVWLDGKNVELRTNSNKLDPKRLGPFEIVEKVSSHAYRLKLPETLKIHNVFYVGLLSRVHISPSQPFPERPPPETIEGEEEYEVEQIIDSKRQRGKWFYLIKWKGYGPEDNSWEPEELLEHSQEEIQRFNKSQLKKACNSAKSL